The following proteins come from a genomic window of Streptomyces sp. NBC_01716:
- a CDS encoding urease subunit alpha translates to MRDPRGQGHGQGPKPGNELTRADYTALYGPTTRDRVRLADTDLTLEIEADWSGGPSYSGNEVIFGGGKVIRESMGMSHLARDGRHTDGTATDHRPVDTVITGALILDWWGVVKADVGIRDGAITAIGKAYNPETMDPIASDRFETPNRTTPGNTVPVPVTPVSFVIGPSTEVISGNGRILTAGGVDTHVHFICPGEIHEALASGVTTLIGGGTGPAEGSTATTVTPGAWHIRRVFEALDEFPVNIGLLGKGSTMNEYELNAQVDAGVCGFKIHEDWGATPAVIDRALDVCEERGVQLALHADSLNESGFLESTRAAFTGDGRDAGGKPMKMKARSLHIFHVEGAGGGHAPDMIELVKEPNVLPASTNPTRPLTVNTVKEHVDMMIVCHHLNPDIPADIAFADSRIRPSTMAAEDLLHDMGAISMMSSDAQAMGRIGEMVMRTWQTAHVMKSRYGALKEDLEAAGVRAVTDDTNHSFNDRRRQPNDNFRARRYVAKYTINPAITHGIDGHVGDVRTGKLADLVLWEPKFYGVRPHMVLKGGQLAYAQVGDANASITTPQPYQARPVWGSTGRSPGRNSVNFVAPGVAGKLNGDGTSGNPGLGLGKDFVDIARTRDVTKADMKLNDTVPDSLEVDHNSFEVTIGGATTSDARTELNGATVPRSYVSEVPLAQRYFLF, encoded by the coding sequence ATGAGGGACCCGCGGGGACAAGGCCACGGCCAGGGGCCGAAGCCGGGCAACGAGCTGACGCGGGCGGACTACACCGCGCTGTACGGACCGACCACGCGGGACCGGGTCCGGCTCGCCGACACCGACCTCACGCTGGAGATCGAGGCCGACTGGAGCGGCGGTCCTTCGTACAGCGGCAACGAGGTGATCTTCGGCGGCGGCAAGGTGATCCGCGAGTCGATGGGAATGTCGCACCTCGCCAGGGACGGAAGGCACACCGACGGCACCGCCACGGACCACCGGCCAGTGGACACCGTGATCACAGGCGCGCTGATCCTGGACTGGTGGGGTGTGGTCAAGGCCGACGTCGGCATCCGCGACGGCGCGATCACGGCCATCGGCAAGGCGTACAACCCCGAGACGATGGACCCGATCGCGAGCGACAGGTTCGAGACGCCGAACCGTACGACTCCGGGCAACACGGTGCCGGTGCCGGTGACGCCGGTGAGTTTCGTCATCGGGCCGAGCACCGAGGTCATTTCCGGCAATGGGCGGATCCTCACGGCGGGTGGCGTGGACACCCATGTTCACTTCATCTGCCCCGGGGAGATCCACGAGGCGCTGGCCTCGGGTGTGACCACCCTGATCGGCGGCGGTACGGGACCGGCGGAAGGCAGTACGGCCACCACCGTGACCCCGGGCGCGTGGCACATCAGGCGGGTCTTCGAGGCGCTGGACGAGTTCCCGGTCAACATCGGTCTGCTCGGCAAGGGCAGCACGATGAACGAGTACGAGCTCAACGCGCAGGTGGACGCCGGTGTCTGTGGTTTCAAGATCCACGAGGACTGGGGCGCCACGCCCGCGGTGATCGACCGGGCCCTGGACGTCTGTGAAGAGCGCGGAGTCCAGCTCGCCCTGCACGCCGACTCGCTGAACGAGTCGGGGTTCCTGGAGAGTACGCGTGCGGCTTTCACCGGGGACGGCAGGGACGCAGGGGGGAAGCCCATGAAGATGAAGGCGCGCTCCCTCCACATCTTCCATGTCGAGGGTGCCGGCGGCGGTCACGCGCCCGACATGATCGAACTGGTCAAGGAACCGAACGTCCTCCCGGCCTCGACCAATCCGACGCGTCCTCTGACGGTCAACACCGTCAAGGAGCACGTCGACATGATGATCGTGTGCCATCACCTCAACCCGGACATCCCGGCGGACATCGCCTTCGCCGACTCCCGGATCCGGCCGTCCACCATGGCCGCGGAGGATCTCCTCCACGACATGGGCGCGATCTCCATGATGTCCTCCGACGCCCAGGCGATGGGCCGCATCGGCGAGATGGTCATGCGCACCTGGCAGACCGCGCACGTCATGAAGAGCCGCTACGGGGCGCTGAAGGAGGACCTCGAAGCCGCGGGGGTCCGCGCGGTCACCGACGACACGAACCACTCCTTCAACGACCGGCGGCGGCAGCCGAACGACAACTTCCGGGCCCGCCGGTACGTCGCCAAGTACACGATCAACCCGGCTATCACCCATGGCATCGACGGCCACGTCGGCGATGTGCGGACCGGGAAGCTCGCCGACCTGGTGCTGTGGGAGCCGAAGTTCTACGGCGTCAGACCGCACATGGTCCTCAAGGGCGGCCAGCTCGCGTACGCGCAGGTCGGTGACGCCAACGCGTCGATCACCACGCCGCAGCCCTATCAGGCGCGCCCGGTCTGGGGCTCCACCGGCCGCTCCCCGGGACGCAACTCGGTGAACTTCGTGGCTCCGGGCGTGGCCGGCAAACTGAACGGAGACGGCACCAGCGGCAATCCGGGTCTCGGTCTCGGCAAGGACTTCGTGGACATCGCACGCACCCGGGACGTGACGAAGGCCGACATGAAACTGAACGACACCGTGCCCGACAGCCTCGAAGTCGACCACAACAGCTTCGAGGTCACCATCGGCGGTGCGACCACGAGCGATGCCCGCACGGAGCTCAACGGCGCGACCGTGCCGCGCTCGTACGTCAGCGAAGTACCTCTGGCACAGCGGTACTTCCTCTTCTGA
- a CDS encoding urease accessory protein UreF translates to MSRAALLLLADGRFPAGGHAHSGGVEAAIAHKAVHDTDSLQAFCRGRLHTTGLTMAGLAAAAAAGVDPLLLDEAADARTPVPALRAVARRLGRQLMRAARATFPSEELERLAAERPRGAHQPLVLGLAARAAGLTPLDAACAAAYESVSGPATAAVRLLSLDPLDASGLLARLSAETGAVATAAARAADRVAVEGVDALPSASSPLLDITGEQHAAWTVRLFAS, encoded by the coding sequence ATGAGCCGTGCAGCCCTGCTCCTGCTGGCCGACGGCCGCTTCCCCGCCGGAGGGCACGCCCACTCAGGCGGCGTCGAAGCCGCGATCGCCCACAAAGCCGTACACGACACCGACAGCCTCCAGGCGTTCTGCCGCGGCCGTCTGCACACCACCGGCCTGACCATGGCCGGTCTGGCAGCCGCGGCTGCCGCCGGAGTCGACCCGCTGCTGCTGGACGAGGCAGCCGACGCACGCACCCCCGTCCCCGCGCTGCGCGCCGTCGCGCGTCGGCTGGGCCGGCAGCTGATGCGCGCGGCCCGTGCCACCTTCCCGTCCGAAGAGCTGGAACGGCTGGCCGCCGAGCGTCCTCGCGGCGCCCACCAGCCGCTCGTGCTGGGGCTCGCCGCCCGCGCTGCCGGGCTCACCCCGCTGGACGCCGCCTGTGCCGCCGCGTACGAGAGCGTCAGTGGCCCGGCCACTGCGGCGGTGCGTCTGCTCAGCCTCGACCCGCTCGATGCCTCGGGGCTGCTGGCCCGCCTCAGCGCCGAGACCGGCGCCGTCGCCACGGCCGCAGCCCGAGCCGCGGACCGCGTCGCGGTCGAGGGCGTCGACGCCCTGCCGTCGGCGTCCTCGCCGCTGCTGGACATCACCGGTGAACAGCATGCCGCCTGGACCGTGCGGCTCTTCGCCTCCTGA
- the ureG gene encoding urease accessory protein UreG — MHLDQPVTMPLHHTHSAEPFSADGTRRALRVGLGGPVGSGKTASVAALCRALRDRWSIAVVTNDIYTREDAEYLLREAVLSPERITAVETGACPHTAIRDDISANLEAVEHLERALHPLDLTLVESGGDNLTATFSKGLVDEQIFVIDVSSGDDIPRKGGPGITTADLLVINKTDLAPHVGADLATMAADAERQRGGLPVIFTSLTSDDGIREVADWVTAHLNEWHAKAAV, encoded by the coding sequence GTGCACCTCGACCAGCCCGTCACCATGCCGCTCCACCACACCCACAGCGCCGAGCCGTTCAGCGCCGACGGCACCCGCCGAGCCCTCCGGGTCGGCCTGGGCGGGCCCGTCGGCTCCGGCAAGACAGCGAGCGTCGCCGCGCTCTGCCGCGCCCTGCGCGACCGCTGGTCCATCGCCGTCGTCACCAATGACATCTACACCCGCGAGGACGCCGAATACCTGCTGCGCGAGGCCGTGCTGTCGCCCGAGCGGATCACCGCGGTGGAGACCGGCGCGTGCCCGCACACCGCGATCCGCGACGACATCTCGGCCAACCTGGAAGCCGTCGAACACCTGGAGCGGGCCCTCCACCCCCTCGACCTCACGCTCGTCGAGTCCGGTGGCGACAACCTCACCGCGACCTTCTCCAAGGGTCTCGTCGACGAGCAGATCTTCGTCATCGACGTCTCCAGCGGCGACGACATCCCCCGCAAGGGCGGCCCCGGCATCACCACCGCCGACCTCCTCGTCATCAACAAGACCGACCTCGCCCCGCACGTCGGCGCCGACCTCGCCACCATGGCCGCCGACGCCGAACGGCAACGCGGCGGCCTTCCCGTCATCTTCACCAGCCTCACCTCGGACGACGGCATCCGCGAGGTCGCCGACTGGGTCACCGCCCACCTCAACGAGTGGCACGCCAAGGCCGCCGTATGA
- a CDS encoding urease accessory protein UreD, whose amino-acid sequence MSPAAQLAVDQGALTGAPSGAPGAPSGAEEPAGHPDGVRATARIRATYNGRATTLPQLRSDGPFHLRRMRTEGNTAKVGIIGAMSAPLGGDRLTIDVTAGDRAVLEVTTAAATLALRGPTTAPATYDVRLTAGEHTTLRWLPQPLISAAGSNLRQTCTVELAATSRLLLREEQLLGRANEDPGHLVSRLLVHRAGRPLLDQRTAYGDPEPGWDGPAVLHTHRAAGQLLLVDPEMGTPRGPVLLGEGSRDGCAVLTPLAGGPALLATAVAPTSSALRELLDEALAHALRK is encoded by the coding sequence ATGAGCCCCGCCGCGCAACTTGCCGTGGACCAGGGGGCATTGACCGGAGCCCCCTCCGGAGCCCCCGGAGCCCCCTCCGGAGCCGAGGAGCCCGCCGGGCACCCGGACGGGGTGCGGGCCACGGCCCGTATCCGCGCCACGTACAACGGGCGCGCCACCACGCTTCCGCAGCTGCGCAGTGACGGCCCGTTCCACCTCCGGCGCATGCGCACCGAAGGAAACACCGCCAAGGTGGGGATCATCGGTGCGATGAGTGCCCCGCTCGGCGGCGACCGGCTCACCATCGACGTGACCGCCGGGGACCGGGCCGTACTGGAAGTCACGACGGCCGCCGCCACGCTCGCCCTGCGCGGCCCCACCACCGCCCCGGCCACCTACGACGTACGGCTCACCGCCGGGGAACACACCACCCTGCGCTGGCTGCCCCAGCCGCTGATCAGCGCCGCAGGCAGCAACCTCCGGCAGACCTGCACCGTGGAACTCGCCGCCACCTCCCGGCTGTTGCTGCGAGAGGAGCAGCTCCTGGGCCGGGCCAACGAGGATCCGGGCCACCTCGTCAGCCGACTCCTGGTCCACCGCGCCGGAAGACCGCTGCTCGACCAGCGGACGGCGTACGGGGACCCCGAGCCCGGCTGGGACGGCCCGGCCGTCCTGCACACACACCGCGCCGCCGGCCAACTCCTGCTGGTCGACCCCGAGATGGGCACGCCCCGTGGCCCCGTCCTCCTCGGCGAGGGTTCCCGGGACGGATGCGCCGTCCTCACGCCGCTGGCCGGCGGTCCGGCGCTGCTCGCCACCGCCGTCGCACCGACCTCATCGGCCCTGCGGGAACTGCTGGACGAAGCCCTCGCGCACGCCCTGCGGAAGTAG
- a CDS encoding CU044_5270 family protein, with amino-acid sequence MNTDRSPRPAEWRETEGLLPPAERDLPVGRHEFHKERLMAQIHDETRTTAPAAAPARPQERRGWFRRPAIVLPLAACALAGVIATSGVLAGQDGTDGGTGLIAGPVLTTEIGSASATGTVALLDRISLAAAESPAQEPRADQFLYVESTTAGTHVRTSGDEHTVVSKKPHRRQVWQSPDGRKGWLIEPGVSPEGGETLDSPHGSSSSWDILSKLPTDPDALLKKVYAESEGQGNSRDQAAFSAIGDLLGESYPPSGLEAALYKAAAKIPGVVKVDSAVDAEGREGIAVARLDNVSGEREEWIFEEKTLAFLGTRHVQVTKVENPNPEDLLIKPGTVTHTSAVTSRAIVDGIKQTPTRAS; translated from the coding sequence ATGAACACCGATCGTTCACCGCGTCCGGCCGAGTGGCGGGAGACCGAGGGTCTCCTGCCGCCGGCCGAGCGGGATCTGCCGGTGGGCCGCCACGAGTTCCACAAGGAGCGCCTCATGGCCCAGATCCACGACGAGACCCGCACCACCGCCCCCGCCGCCGCCCCCGCCCGCCCCCAGGAGCGGCGCGGCTGGTTCCGGCGCCCGGCGATCGTCCTGCCCCTCGCGGCGTGTGCCCTGGCCGGCGTGATCGCGACCAGCGGTGTCCTCGCCGGACAGGACGGCACCGACGGCGGCACCGGCCTCATCGCCGGGCCGGTCCTGACCACCGAGATCGGCAGCGCCAGCGCCACCGGCACCGTCGCCCTGCTCGACCGAATCTCCCTGGCCGCCGCGGAGTCCCCGGCCCAGGAGCCGCGCGCCGACCAGTTCCTCTACGTGGAGTCCACCACCGCCGGCACCCACGTCAGGACCTCCGGCGACGAGCACACCGTGGTCAGCAAGAAGCCGCACCGCCGGCAGGTCTGGCAGTCGCCCGACGGGCGCAAGGGATGGCTGATCGAGCCGGGCGTCAGCCCCGAGGGCGGCGAGACGCTCGACTCGCCGCACGGTTCCTCCTCGTCGTGGGACATCCTGAGCAAGCTGCCCACCGACCCCGACGCCCTCCTCAAGAAGGTCTACGCGGAGAGCGAAGGGCAGGGCAACAGCCGAGACCAGGCGGCGTTCTCCGCGATCGGGGACCTGCTCGGCGAGAGCTACCCGCCGTCCGGGCTGGAGGCCGCGCTGTACAAGGCCGCGGCGAAGATCCCCGGTGTCGTCAAGGTCGACAGCGCCGTCGACGCCGAGGGACGCGAGGGCATCGCCGTGGCGCGCCTGGACAACGTCAGCGGTGAGCGCGAGGAGTGGATCTTCGAGGAGAAGACCCTCGCCTTCCTCGGCACGCGGCACGTGCAGGTCACCAAGGTCGAGAACCCCAACCCCGAGGACCTGCTGATCAAGCCCGGCACCGTCACCCACACCAGCGCCGTGACCAGCCGCGCCATCGTCGACGGCATCAAGCAGACGCCCACCCGGGCGAGCTGA
- a CDS encoding RNA polymerase sigma factor, translating to MTTELRTRIRDGDPDAFAELFDAYARAVYNHAFRLTADWSVAEDVMAEAFMAAWRMREKLDADGGSLRPWLLGVATNVARNHLRSNRRYRAAAAASVTDARRGALEIPDHAGEIAGRVDDRRRLAATLRALASLKRREREVLVLCLWEGMPYAEAATVLGIPVGTVRSRLSRARKKLSKLADAELAAEKRELVAPVRQVRGDRASAVRSAREGNR from the coding sequence GTGACCACAGAATTGCGCACTCGGATCAGGGACGGCGACCCCGACGCCTTCGCGGAGCTCTTCGACGCCTACGCGCGCGCCGTGTACAACCACGCCTTCCGGCTGACTGCCGACTGGTCCGTCGCGGAGGACGTCATGGCGGAGGCGTTCATGGCGGCCTGGCGGATGCGGGAGAAGCTGGACGCGGACGGGGGATCGCTGCGTCCGTGGCTGCTCGGCGTCGCCACCAACGTCGCACGCAACCACTTGCGGAGCAACCGGCGTTACCGCGCGGCGGCCGCCGCGTCGGTCACCGACGCCCGTCGGGGCGCGCTGGAGATCCCCGACCACGCCGGTGAGATCGCCGGCCGGGTGGACGACCGCCGGCGACTGGCCGCCACCCTGCGCGCGCTGGCCTCCCTGAAGCGCCGCGAACGTGAGGTGCTGGTGCTGTGCCTGTGGGAGGGCATGCCGTACGCGGAGGCGGCTACCGTCCTGGGCATCCCCGTCGGTACCGTCCGCTCCCGGCTGTCCCGCGCCCGCAAGAAGCTGAGCAAACTCGCCGACGCCGAACTCGCCGCGGAGAAAAGGGAACTCGTCGCGCCAGTTCGACAGGTAAGAGGAGACCGCGCATCCGCGGTCCGGTCCGCACGGGAGGGAAACCGATGA
- a CDS encoding GNAT family N-acetyltransferase — protein MLRGSKVGLRARHDEDVPILEAELYGDVVNAARAEAGPWRPITPGSKESPAVVDDKEQGHVPFSVVELDGGALVGAATLWGIDTHNRSAHIGLGLLPSARGKGYGTDVVAVLCHYGFVVRSLHRLQIETLSDNAAMLRSAERNGFVREGALRSSAWVMGEFLDEVLLGLLVEEWKPASEETP, from the coding sequence ATGCTACGAGGCAGTAAGGTCGGGCTCAGGGCCCGGCATGACGAGGACGTTCCGATTCTGGAGGCCGAGCTCTACGGCGACGTGGTCAACGCCGCGCGGGCCGAGGCGGGGCCGTGGCGGCCGATCACGCCCGGGTCGAAGGAATCGCCGGCCGTGGTGGACGACAAGGAGCAGGGGCACGTCCCGTTCTCCGTGGTGGAGTTGGACGGCGGCGCGCTGGTCGGCGCCGCGACGCTGTGGGGCATCGACACCCACAACCGGTCCGCGCACATCGGACTGGGGCTGCTGCCATCGGCCCGTGGCAAGGGTTACGGGACCGACGTGGTCGCGGTGCTGTGCCACTACGGCTTCGTCGTGCGCAGCCTGCACCGGCTGCAGATCGAGACGCTGTCGGACAACGCCGCGATGCTGCGCTCCGCCGAGCGCAACGGCTTCGTCCGCGAGGGTGCGCTGCGCTCGTCGGCCTGGGTGATGGGCGAGTTCCTGGACGAGGTGCTGCTCGGGCTGCTCGTGGAGGAGTGGAAGCCAGCCTCGGAGGAAACGCCCTAG
- a CDS encoding aminoglycoside phosphotransferase family protein: protein MERDASVAPDRGQYPDAVTPWEQAEWRETALGWAERRLAAHGLRETGRRTVRVRPWSVLVRMPVEEHEAVWFKANPPGSAFEAGLTEALAGWVPEHVLKPLAVDTDRGWSLLPDGGPLFRDALNRGSGGPGDWEELLRQYAEMQRALRPYSEKIELLGVPNARPAVLPEIFDSVVDSNTELGPTGREALRASRPRLVDWCAELANIGIADTLDHSDLHDGQLFAPEPGRFTFFDWGDAAVSHPFCSLLVPALAARDRYGSEVLPRLRDAYLEPWTGPGHTTAELRRAATLAWRLGAIGRACAWGRLFPGTSDGAVAPGDAESARWLVELFADPLV from the coding sequence ATGGAACGTGATGCGTCGGTGGCCCCGGACCGGGGGCAGTACCCGGACGCGGTGACCCCCTGGGAACAGGCCGAGTGGCGGGAGACCGCCCTCGGCTGGGCGGAGCGCCGGCTCGCGGCTCATGGGCTGCGCGAAACGGGACGGCGTACGGTGCGGGTGCGGCCCTGGTCCGTGCTGGTGCGGATGCCGGTCGAAGAGCACGAAGCCGTGTGGTTCAAGGCCAACCCGCCCGGCAGTGCTTTCGAAGCCGGACTGACCGAGGCGCTGGCGGGCTGGGTCCCCGAGCACGTACTGAAGCCGCTCGCCGTCGACACCGACCGAGGCTGGTCACTGCTTCCGGACGGCGGGCCGCTCTTCAGGGACGCACTGAACCGCGGCTCCGGCGGCCCGGGGGACTGGGAGGAACTGCTGCGCCAGTACGCCGAGATGCAGCGGGCCCTGCGGCCGTACTCCGAGAAGATCGAACTGCTGGGTGTTCCCAACGCCCGTCCGGCCGTTCTCCCGGAGATCTTCGACAGCGTCGTCGACAGCAACACCGAGCTGGGGCCCACCGGCCGCGAGGCGCTGCGCGCGTCGCGCCCCCGCCTCGTGGACTGGTGCGCGGAGCTCGCGAACATCGGCATCGCCGACACGCTCGACCACTCCGATCTGCACGACGGCCAGCTCTTCGCCCCGGAACCGGGCCGTTTCACCTTCTTCGACTGGGGCGACGCGGCGGTCTCACACCCCTTCTGCAGCCTGCTGGTCCCCGCGCTGGCGGCCCGTGACCGATACGGCTCCGAGGTACTGCCGCGACTCCGGGACGCCTACCTGGAGCCATGGACGGGCCCCGGCCACACCACGGCCGAACTGCGACGCGCCGCCACCCTGGCCTGGCGCCTCGGCGCGATCGGCCGAGCCTGCGCCTGGGGCCGTCTCTTCCCCGGGACATCCGACGGCGCGGTCGCCCCGGGGGACGCGGAGAGTGCCCGCTGGCTGGTCGAACTCTTCGCCGACCCCCTTGTGTGA